A single region of the Halorhabdus rudnickae genome encodes:
- a CDS encoding topoisomerase DNA-binding C4 zinc finger domain-containing protein, with amino-acid sequence MAEHDTSTARGRQYHRISKAEFEQNLGEMAEYERVDYDAASELVYDIPLPVDHLTIRVFSTIQEGASAARDCGNDAIRCVVWHQEADEPIGGREKTLRLKTWAGNLREKMADLMARWRDYDSDPWCDECGSALTLQDGPYGQFLACTDYHCEHTKDLP; translated from the coding sequence ATGGCCGAACACGATACTTCGACGGCAAGGGGCCGACAGTACCACCGGATTTCGAAAGCGGAATTCGAGCAAAATCTCGGCGAGATGGCTGAATACGAGCGAGTGGATTACGATGCCGCGAGCGAGCTCGTGTACGACATCCCGCTCCCTGTCGATCACCTCACGATCCGGGTGTTTTCGACGATCCAAGAAGGGGCCAGTGCCGCCCGTGATTGTGGCAACGACGCCATCCGTTGTGTCGTCTGGCATCAAGAGGCCGACGAACCGATCGGTGGCCGCGAGAAAACACTTCGACTCAAGACGTGGGCAGGCAACCTTCGCGAGAAGATGGCGGACCTCATGGCCCGCTGGCGGGACTACGACAGCGATCCGTGGTGCGATGAGTGTGGTTCTGCCCTCACCCTTCAGGATGGCCCATATGGGCAGTTCCTCGCTTGTACGGACTACCACTGTGAGCACACGAAGGATCTTCCCTGA
- a CDS encoding DUF7567 family protein, translating to MATSKYTSDGSSLEVTQRYSEDLFDFLWCPVCGSREFHHIVFEGVFCEACNTQVEIKQAQDKAGTDEAVLVTFSNETTWNLHKDSRRELPEGTVSLKVIGGPGAREIDMWHPSPDDFWEPVQPGEDLTDEDSDED from the coding sequence ATGGCGACCAGCAAATACACTTCCGACGGTTCGAGTCTCGAAGTTACCCAGCGCTACAGCGAAGACCTGTTCGACTTCCTGTGGTGCCCGGTGTGCGGCAGCCGGGAGTTCCACCATATCGTGTTCGAGGGCGTGTTCTGCGAGGCGTGCAACACGCAGGTCGAAATCAAGCAGGCCCAAGACAAGGCCGGTACCGACGAAGCGGTCTTGGTCACATTCTCGAACGAAACGACTTGGAACCTCCACAAGGACAGCCGACGGGAACTGCCCGAGGGGACGGTTTCGCTGAAGGTGATCGGCGGCCCCGGAGCTCGCGAGATCGACATGTGGCATCCCTCTCCGGATGATTTCTGGGAGCCTGTTCAGCCGGGAGAAGACCTGACTGACGAAGATTCCGACGAAGACTGA